The window TGAAGGAAGGAGGAATTACTTGGTTTTTAATGGCCACATCAAAAAGGCTTGATCTACGCTTCTTCTTATTGGATAAAGCCTGCCTGAGAAAATACTTCTGAGCATGGCTGGCCACTTGGGTTGGTGTTCTGGTGGTCACAAAATTCTTTGAAATTCCTCTCCAATCACCTTTCCCAAGTTTGTCTAATCCTGCAAGGAATGTTCTGTGTTCTTCCTCTGTCCATGGCATCCCTGAAGGAATCAAAGGAATTAACATTTCATAcagaaaagaaactaaaaactCAATCTTCTCCAACatctcaaacaaggaagaaggaagaaggaagaaggaaggagatgaaAGCTACCCATGTTCATGATAAGGGATGAGTTCTCAAGCTCTCAAAACAATTCAGTTACTTTGCAAAGTCCCCAATCCTACTCTACACAAAAACAGTTTTATACTATAGATTAAACAATGACAACTCAAACTCCCCTACTAACTCCTATGTCCATTCATGGGGAGACCAAAATCAATCCTACACAAGAACTTAAATCCAATGCTTCTGCACTGTATCATCAATCATCATAGTGTTGGGAATCCACGTGGAAGGTGAAAGTAATAATCCCAAATCGGATGTAAGGAGCCAGATATGGAGacttataggtacttgggcTCCCtctgagttctacccaagtccctaacaagtgGTAACAGAGCCACAAGAAGTTTCTTTCGCGTGGAgggggagatgaagaagaactcgaTTGCCCTAGAGACTTATAGtaacttgggcaccctctccttatctacccaagtccctaacacATAGACCtttgcatttttttggggggtaggATAGACCTTTGCATTGAAAATCCATAATATGGGTGGAATTCATTCTTCAGTATTTCCTATTATGCAGCCTATCCTAAAATCAGAGTCATGCAATGTCTGAAACTTAGTTGTCAGGTTAAAAACTATACAGGATAATTTTAATAGAATCACAATAACTAGGTTTTTTGGATTAGACCTCTCCCTCTTCAGTGATGGATTGGAAGTGGGAATAGAAGTTCAATATAAAAGGATAGGGTCCTGAGTCCTGACCTAGGTTGCAGAGGTCAGAAACACTACTCAAGAACAGAGAAGAACAGAACAGGACATGCAAACCCTTTTAGATGTTCAGATTCACTCAAAGCAAAGAATTATACTatctcaataaaaaaaataaaagaagaaccaaaaatacctctttttctttcatgtGTGGTGGTTTTCCTTGTATGAAGAAGCCCATCTGAGAGAGACCCAGGATCAGAAGAACTCAAATCAGCCGTACATGTACCCAAACTCTCCATGCTCAAGCTCTTCTTCATagtttcatcatcatcttcttttctcAAAATCCTTACACCAAAAAGTTTCATTCCAACCTTCTCCTTCACATTACATGTTCTTGAGTTATGTCCATTGTTTCCACAGTGTGAACACCTTCGACCTGATTCCTTCCCCATTgccatctcccttccccccctccccctccccctccccctctctcctctGTGTCTGGGGGTTTTTCATGTTTTCCCCAatctttcatatatatatatatatagtattcACCATTCGGTTACCAAAACTGCCAATTTCTTGAGTTGCCATTATCGTTAAAGTATCTGAGAGCCCGGCAATGACGTAGGGTCGTAAACTTCTCTGAAAGATAAAAACACCGAAATAAGCTATTTTACACTGCCCCTGCTAGTTGTTCGCCAATATCTAAGAACCCCCAGATGGAATTTatctaagtttctattttcaacaGGGTTGTCTACTTCTCCGTTTCAGTTTCACCAAAAATATTTATAGTTCATTCTATTTTGGAGACTGATTTTACATGTAAATCCTTTCTGTCAATTTGCtattcttctctctatttttttgggctgatgttctttgtgccgcagcgtagcGTGCATCCAGACATATGGACCTGCCATtcaggggcagggtggtcattttgcccacccccatgtgtctgggtgcagcctgcatCCTTTTTgtataggaaaagaaaatatatattaagtAATAAAAGATAACGAATGTATAATATTGTTGGATAACTGTATCTACTCTCGGCTAACATACATATATTTAGCAAGAACACAAAGTAAGGAAAAGATTAGAACATCAggattgaaaacaaaaagactAGAGTTCGAGGCTATGTGGGCCGTAAGACCAAGATATATTAATGGTAGTTGGCGGACTGATTATTCTTCTCTCTATTGTTTTGCACCCAATTGGGATGTCAATTGGGTCGGTTCAGTCTAATTTCGGTCAGGTTGAATTGGTTTCGGGGTGAGAATGGGTGAAtcttaaaccaaaccaaaaaggGAAAGTTTGATTTTGAGCGGTTTGGCTAGAGGTCCGATTTGAGTTTGGTTTATTtcgtttgtttttttggtttttttttttgtaattggtTTGAAGTGTTTGGTTCAGTTTGTCATGTATCTATATACATTATGGAGAAAcaaattttttaattgtttttcggattggtatcgatCAGGTTTTCCATGTTCGGTACGGTTCGATTTTTAGACCGTTTCATAATACCCAAAACCAAGCTTGCCCATTAAGGAattggttcgatttggtttgaGCTTTTTAGTTGATTTGATTGGCTCGATTTAGGATTAGACACCCCTACCTTAAacttatttttagggtttacttTGACTATCTAcaagccttggtgcaacggtaaggtagCTCCATTCACAGATTCGAGTTTGGAAATAATATCTTATGATCCTCCCTAGACCCGGCAGTAGAGGGATCCTCGTGCACTAGATAtgccttttttttctccccttctttcaTTATCTACTAGCTTCCATCCAATTATCTAATCCTTGGCACggtttcaaaaaatgaaattgaatcTGCCTATCTCAGTTTTCTCCCTTTTTGGAATGGCTGACTCACATTCTATTTCTAGGGTTTATGTGGAATTTGATCTATCCCAACTGATTTCCAAACATTCTGAACAGAATaggtaagggtgttaatttAGAATAGAAATCTAAACCATGAACTGACCGGATTCGAAACAAATCAGTTCGGTTTAATGATTGAATAGTTAAATTGAACCGAATTACCTATTTTCGAACTGAATTAATCATATTcgttttttaatgttttaatcaatATGATTAataaattctattcctttttaatgtttgaaaacaaaaaattgatggATTATGGTCTTaagaaataaatttatttttttttaaaattttttttttggttggtgaAGAAGTAAAAAGTTCACACACCTAAAATAGGATCTAAACCaagtaaaaatcaaatcaaaactaaaTAGTGAACCGAATAAGGAACTGAATTGGCTCTTATTTAGTTTCAATTCGATTTTGAATTTCATATGTTGCATCTTGGATTGAACcaaaaaactgaaaccaaaccaaatgatATCCTTAAGGTAGTTTCAGGGTTTAGAGAGGAACTAGGAACCAAGTTCATCAGTTGCTGATGGAGTGTAATCTCTATGGATctccaaccattggattatTGTAATAGATTTAGTGCATTATAGCGGATTTTGTATTGGTCATGATAATGATACGATACCAATTCGTAATGAACAATATCAATCCGAATCAACTGCAAATTCAAAATCTTTTTTGTCGATACCAAAGATATATATGTTGGAAGTCATAGGATCATCTCCCATCCCATTATTGTGGATGTGGAAAACAATCAAAATTGGATTTATGGTAAGATAAAATTTTATTACACTaatctcttcttctattccataagaattagggaaaagacaagaagagaaaagaatatctttttccatctcatgaaaaaagaaaatcatctcATACTCGAATGGGCAGCGGAAAGAGATcaattcggatttttttttcgcATCCCATGAGTTACAAATAATACAAGAATGACTACAAAAGAGTTAGTTAAATTTGCTAATTTGAAGAGTCTCAAGTGTTGTTCCTCCGCCAGATAGTGGTTCTTCTTCCAATGAGCACACCAGGTAAACAATTTTTGAACCTTCTTTGGTGCAACTAAGGTTCTCTAAGTCAATTCGACGTCTCCTCAAAGCTTCACATAAACCAGGGTTTCAAAACCCACTCTCAAATACTTGAGAGCaataagaagg is drawn from Telopea speciosissima isolate NSW1024214 ecotype Mountain lineage chromosome 1, Tspe_v1, whole genome shotgun sequence and contains these coding sequences:
- the LOC122653192 gene encoding probable transcription factor At5g61620, with translation MGKESGRRCSHCGNNGHNSRTCNVKEKVGMKLFGVRILRKEDDDETMKKSLSMESLGTCTADLSSSDPGSLSDGLLHTRKTTTHERKRVSFLYEMLIPLIPSGMPWTEEEHRTFLAGLDKLGKGDWRGISKNFVTTRTPTQVASHAQKYFLRQALSNKKKRRSSLFDVAIKNQAGIGLESPPISPISATAGAPYLNRIPYMVAGFGGMRLNYPAVKIVPTVSYIPVMNYPNQGYPYLPKSHNHLSTCAPIPSQMPIDNSSSQLQQCVSQVDSVASISTVNTDLGLSIKPPRSPDRAKLSSQTSNFHEAVGVI